AAAAGCAATTCAATCGTTACATGAAGCGGTTCAAGAATTAAAAAATAAATTTGCACAAAAAGGTATAAAAATACACATTACATCTTTTAAGGATTATAATTCCAAAGAATTCGAACTGTTTAGAATCCCCGCTTTTAGAAAAGATTTCAAGTTTTCTACTCAGCCCAATATGATTTTTACAATTGATACTAATTGGCACCAAGAAACTGATTATATCAATTCATTATCGAAAAAATACAGAGATCAATATAAAAGAGGTCGTAAAAGGGCTATTGGAATTGAAAAAAGAAAATTACCTCTAGAGGAAATCATAGCCCTTGAAGACACTATCTACGAATTGTATCTTTATGTGGCAAAAAATGCACCTTTTAACACTTTTTTTCTACCCAAAAATCATTTTAGTGTTTTTAAAGAGCAGTTTAAGGATAAATTTCTTTTTTATGGATATTTCTTGAACGGAAAACTCATTGGTTTCAACACATTAATAAAAAACGGATCTATTATGGATACCTATTTTTTGGGCTATGATGAAACCATTCAACGAGAAAAGATGCTTTATTTGAATATGCTTTATGATATGATAGCTTATTCTATAAATAAAAAATTTAAATCAATTGTATTTGCCAGAACAGCATTAGAAATAAAAAGTTCTGTAGGTGCTAAACCGGAGATAGTATTTGGTTTGATGCGCCATGAATCTTCTATATTTAATCTTTTATTACCAAAAGTATTCAGATACTTAGAACCCGAAACCATTTGGCAAGAGCGTAATCCTTTTAAATAATTGAGCTATCAATATCAGGAATAGCCACTTTCATTTGTCCTTTAAGTATTTCAATATTTAATTTGGTTTCTTTACCACAATACTCACCATCTATTTGAAAGTCTGCAGGTACATTGAGCGAAATTTGAGCTTTATTTGTTGATATAATAGCAACATCCTCATCATCAAGAGGCATATTTCCCGTTATTATTTTACCCAACAAGAGTAAATCCATATTTTTCAACACTACCAATTCAAATTTTCCATCGTTCATTACTCCATGAGGATTTATAGTAACACCAGTACCATATTTTTGAGAATTAGCTATAACCACCATTCTAGCTTCGCTCACAATAGTTGGAAAATCTCCAGTAATAGTGGCTATAAAAGGATCATCAAGCTCCATTAATGTAGACACGGTTTGCAAAGCATAACCCCACATTCCTCTTACACTACTGCTTTCATAATTTTTTACCAATGCTGCATTAAGACCAATATCACTTAAATGAATACTTTTTTTTCCGTTGATTGAAATCATATCAATAGCTAAGTAATCATTCAAAAATGCAATTGATAGATTCTCCTCTACAGTTGTAGGTAAATTGAGATCAACAGCCAAACCATTGGCAGAGCCTGCTGGTAATATTCCTAATATCACATCCTCTTTTTCCATGGCTTCGGCAACCATTTTGATGGTACCATCACCTCCTGCAACGATTATGCGTGCAGGCTTATAGTTAGTATATAGGTCTTTTATATTTTGAATATCATTTTCACCTGTAGTTGTATAAACTATGATATTCAAATTTTCTTTTGCGGCAAATTGAGATACAGATTCTATCAAGGCTGATTTATCAATATCTCCAGAAATAGGATTTACAACAAATAAGATATTCTTTTTCAAATTTCTTTTCTTTTTTTCGATTAAAACCTCTACTTTAACTTTTTTCAAAAATACAAAATTTATGAAGCCTATTTTAAAATTATACCGTGGTTATGCAAATGAACAAGAATTAATTGTCATGGGTCATGTATTTAAACCAACTACGTTAGAAGAGTATAATTTTCAAAAGAAAAACCTCAAAAATGCTACATCGGTAATCAAAATGTTTCAGATGAAAACACAAGCCAATGCCGATGTTTACTTAGAACTAAATGGTTCTAAAATACACACTAAAACGCTTGATGATGGCTATTTTAAGTTTTGTATTCCTCTAGATCCCAACAGCGATTATGGATGGATTGACTATGAAGTAAGCATGACTTATGAAAAAGAAACCATCATAAAAAAAGAAAGCTATATCAGGCCGCACAAGGGAAATTTAGGAATCATATCAGATATTGATGATACCTTTCTGGTTTCCTATACCTTCAATCCTTTATTGAAGTTGTATGTCCTTCTGTTTAAAAACATAAACAAACGCAAAATTTACGATGATGTAGTTACTCATTACCAAGCGTTGAGCTCTGCGGGAAGAAATAACGAGTCCGAATTCAATGCTTTTTTTTATGTTTCTAGTAGTGAATGGAATTTATACCGTTTTATTATCAATTTTACGGCAATTCACAAACTCCCAAAAGCGGTGTTGTTATTAAAAGATATTAAAAGCAGTTTAACCGATTTTTTTATGACGGGCAGAGGCGGTCACAATCACAAATTCGAAAAAATAAAACATATTCTTGAATTTTACCCCAATCTTGAATATGTACTACTTGGTGATGACTCTCAGCATGATCCTTATTTATACGAATCCATTTGTAAAATATTTCCTGTAACGGTAAAAGCGGTTTACATCAGGCAAACAGGCAGTTCAAAAAAAGAAAAAGTCAGTTTAGTTTTAAACAACTTAACTTCACTTAACGTTGCTGTGTGCTATTTTAAGGAAAGTAGCGAGGCGATTTCTCATTCTAAATCTATTGGTATTATCAACTAAAAAAAAAGAGCTCCAAAAGGAGCTCTAAGTAACATTATAAATTATCAATTTCTTCTTGAATTATTTCCCAGTCTAACAATAACTGGTCCAGTTCTGTTTTCTTTTTATTGTAAGCCGTAAAAAACTTAGCATCTTCTATATGTTTGTCATAATTAGAAGTCAGCATCTTATCATCCTGCTGAATGTCGCGTTCTAATTGTTTAATTTGACTCTCTATTTTACTCAATTTATTTTGAAGTGCTTTACCCTTTTTTTGATCTTCATAAGAGGTTTTATTGCTCTCCTTTGGTGCAGCAGCCTTTTCAATATCTTTTTTCTCTACTTCGCGCATGTTTTCCAAATTGCGCTGTTCTAAGAAATAATTGATATCTCCTAAATACTCCTTAATTTTTTGATCTTTAAATTCATACACAATATTAGACATTCCTTGTAAAAAATCACGATCGTGAGAAACCAATAATAATGTTCCTCCAAATTTTTGCAAGGCAGCTTTCAAAACATTTTTTGACTTAATATCTAAGTGATTCGTAGGCTCATCCATCAACAGTACATTGATAGGCTGTAATAATAATTTACACAACGCAAGACGGTTTCTTTCACCTCCTGAAAGTACCTTTACTTTTTTCTCAACATCGTCTCCTCTAAACAAAAACGAACCCAACATATCCCTAACCTTCATACGGTTCGTATCTGCAGCGGCATCTTCCATAGTCTGTAACAATGTAATTTCACCATCAAGATATTCTGCTTGATTTTGAGCAAAATAACCCAATTGCACATTGTGTCCTAGTTTAATAGTCCCTTGATACTCAAATTCGTTTACGATTGCTTTTATGAATGTAGATTTACCTTGACCATTTTGACCTACAAAAGCAATTTTACTTCCGCGTTCTACTAATAAACTAATGTCTTTTAAAATAGTATTGTCACCATAACTTTTGGTTACATCTTCGGCCTCAATAACAACTCTGCCCGGTTCTTTAGAAACTGGAAAAGAAATATTCATTACCGAATTATCATCTTCGTCAACCTCTATACGTTCAACTTTATCTAGTTTTTTTATTAAAGACTGAGCCATCGATGCCTTAGAGGCTTTGGCACGAAATTTTTCGATCAATTTTTCGGTCTCTTCAATTTTTTTAGCTTGGTTTTTTTGAGTTGCCAATTGCTTTTCTCGAATTTCATGACGAAGTTCAAGATATTGTGAATACGGTTTATTGAAATCATAAGCCTTCCCTAGAGAAATCTCAATAGTTCTATTCGTAACGTTATCAAGAAACATTTTATCATGCGAAACAATTACAACAACACCTGGATAATTTCTTAAAAAACTTTCCAACCAAATAATACTCTCGATATCTAAGTGGTTTGTTGGCTCATCCAATAACAATACATCATTCGCCTGAAGTAATAATTTTGCTAGTTCAATTCGCATTCTCCAACCTCCAGAAAAAGTTTCAGTTTGATTGTCAAAAACTTCTCTTTTAAAACCCAATCCCAACAAGATTTTTTCGGTGTCTCCCACATAATTATATCCTCCTAAAAGCTCAAATCGATGGGTGTAATCTGATAAATCTTCAATAATTTGGCTGTAAGCATCACTTTCATAATCTGTTCTAGTAACCAACAGATGGTTTATTTCTTCAAGCTTTTTTTCAACAATTTTAATTTCAGTAAAAGCTTCATACGCTTCTTCAAGAACTGTTCTTCCTTGCTCAAAATCAATATCTTGACGCAAAAAACCCATTCTAATGTCTTTCTCTTGTGAAATCACACCTGAATCTGGTGCAAAATCTCTTGCCAACATTTTAAGCATGGTAGACTTCCCCGCTCCATTTTTTCCAACAAGGCCTACTCTGTCCCCAGCACCTAGACGAAAAGTAACTTCTTCAAACAAATAAGTACCACCAAAAGAAACAGATAAATTGTGTATATTAAGCATGTATTATGATTTATTTCCTTAATGAATGTGTAAATTTGTAACAACAAACACTGCTTTTCAAAAAGAAAAAATTAATTTTTTGCAAATGTTAAAAAAAGGATCCAAATTATATAGCATTTTAACAGGAACTTGTCCTAAATGCCAGAATGAGAGCATGTATTTGGAAAAAAATCCATTTCAATTGACAAAAATTCTAAAAATGAAAGAAAATTGTAGTCATTGTGGATTGCGTTACCAAATAGAACCTTCATTTTTTTATGGAGCCATGTATGTTAGTTACGGACTTAATGTTGCTTTAGGTATAGCAGCATTTGTTGTCTCATTTATTTTATTTAATACAAACTTAAAAATAGCTTTCGCTGCCATTATAGCTACCCTCATTATAACTTTTCCATTTGTCCTTAGATGGTCCAGAAATATATACATCAACATGTTTATTTCTTACGATCCAAATGCAACTATAAAAAAGAATTAAGAATAATATTTAGATTCATACCGTTTAATATCAATAACGGGTTCTAATATTTTTTGGTTTTCAATATGGTTGAATAGTTCTTGAGCCATAGCAGGTCCCAGCATTACTCCACGTGTCCCAAGACCATTTAAAACATGAAAACGCTTGTATTCTGGATGCGTACCAATAAGAGGTCTCCTATCCTTAACTGTTGGCCTTACTCCTGCAAAATGGGCTTCTATCGTAAAATCACAAGCTAAAATTTCTTTAATCCGATCAATCAGTTCAATTTTACCAGCTTCTGTGGGAAGATCATCTTTCTCTCGCCAATTGTAAGTAGCTCCCACTTTGAATAAATCATTTCCTAATGGTAAAATAAAAACACTAGTATTAATAATTACGTCTAGATCTAGATTACTTGCTTTTATAATAAATAATTCACCCTTAGTTCCATCCAACGGTAAATAATTAAAATAAGGATTGGCATATAGCCCAAAACCTTCCGCAAAAACAATATGTCTTGCTTTTAAACCATTATAAGAAACCCCATCTTGATCTTGAATTAATTCATTGTAATCAAAACTTTCAGGGATAAATACGTCTAGTTTTTTTAAATAAAAACAGAAAGATTCTAAAAAAGAAGCAGTGTCTACATAACCCGTTTGTAAAACTTCTCCATAACCAAAGGGAGCATCTATTCCATTTACATTTTTATAAATTAAATTAGTGGAAAGAAAAGGCTCTAAACCTTTTTTATCTGCCGCTAGAAACCAATTATTTTGTTCTTCAACAGAATAAAATTTCCTTAAAATAGGAGTCTTAAAATCAAATTGTTTATTTAGTTTTTTTTCTAAAATGGTATAAAATTCATTCATAACATCCAATTGTTGTTGCGCATTCCAGACTTCACTGAATCGCTTTAAAATAACAGGATTGTATAAACCTCCTGCAATTTTAGATGAGTTTTGAGAATTATTGTCAAAAACCATAATAGATTTATGATTGCGCAAGGCATATTCAGCAAATGACAAACCAGCTAAACCAGAACCAACTATAATATAATCTAACATTTAAATAAAATAAATTTTAAAGAAAAGAGCTTCAAACAAAAAACTCTTACCTTGTGGTAAGAGTTTTTTTATACTTATTGAAAACTACTAGTAGTTCCACATATCTGATTCAAAGTTTCGAATTTTATCTTTCACTCTTTCAGATTCTAATAATTGATTTTGAGCATTGTCTTTCATGTACTCATCAATTCTTCTGTCACCATAAACATTTTCCTCTTTATAAATTGTGGCATTGAAACGTCTTGAGTTTAAAATTTGATCAAATGAAATTGGCAATGCAGAGTTTTTATCATTAAAAGCTTTAGCATCATGCAATACCTCTCTAGCAGCTGGGAAAAAGATCCAAAATAATTCAATATAATCTTTCTCTTCACTGTTCATAGTATACACATCTGGAGTAACAGGACAAATACCTAACAAACGATATTTCAATTCACTTTGACGTTTGTCAAAATACCAATACCCTTTGATTTTATATTGTGTTACATCTTGAGCAGAAAGATTTTCTGTTAATATATACTCTTCAGAAACTTTACTTCCAGCATTAATTTGCTCTCTACCTGCATCCGTTGTATCAATTCTTGTTAATGAAGCTTGGATATCTTTAAGCGATTTTTTTGTATTAAAATAACTATCCGTATACACTTCAGTTATTTTACCACTTTTAATTGCTTTAGACAATACATCATACAAAGATCTTCTATCATTACCGATATTGGCAGTATCAATAGGGAAATACAAAGAAAAATTAATCTTTTCACTAAGATCTATAATTTCCCACGTTGTTTTACCCATCAACACATCTCTATCATGAACATAACCATAAGCAAGGGGCTTATCATTATCCGAGTCAAGTTGCGCAGCTGTTTTTAATCCAATTTGATCTGGAGTTTTCGCATTCAATAAATTGGATTGTGCACTTGACACAAAACAACCCGATAAAGCGACGATTGCGATAAATAAATTTTTGATATTCATAGTGGTATTCTTATTGATATTGAAAAGGATTTATAAAATACAATTTATTATTGTATTTCAAAAATAACCGGAGCAGTTCTTGGTAATAAATAACTACCAGCACCATCAAGTTTTGTTTTTATTTCGGAAATGGTAACTTGATCACCTCTACCTGCCTTAGAAAGTACAGCTTTACACTGCGCATTCAATTTGTTTCCTTGTACAACTACTGTTGGCTGGCCTGTAACCTTAAGGTTAAAACCAATAACACTTAGTCCCACTTCAAAATCAAAGTCAACAAGTTTAGCTCCTACAGTAGAAATTTCTAAGTTAGATTTAGGCCCTTTAACAACACCCATTTCTCCTCTAATTGTTCCTGTTGGACCAGGGATTCCTTTAATTCTAAATACTTTTTTATCAGAAGCTACTTTACCGTCAGCCATTTTACCAGAAACATTGATAATAACTTCATTACCTGCTCCAGGAGACATAACATATTTACCATTACCTACTTTTGATAATCCAGGTGCCGATGCATTTACTTGATTATCTGGAATACCTGCAAATGAAATTGTTATAGGGTTTTGAACACCTCTATAAACAACATTCATTTTATCAGCAGAGATAGTAGCCGAATTTGGTCTAGGAACTACAACATATTTACCAGCGAATTTTAATGGAATGTTTTTACCATCCTCAAGGAAAGTAAATTGTCCATTGATAGATTGCTCACCTACATTTCCAGCAGTCATAGCAATAACAGCTTGACCGTTAACAATTTTACCTGGTCCTGAAAATGAAGTAGGTTTTGTATTTTCATCATATCTTCCTAAAACTACTTTACCAGTAACTTGCTCTCCTTGAAAATATGCACTTTTATCTAATACAACAATTGCTTGATAATTACTGTATGAAGCAGCAGCAACGGCCGCTTTTCCTAACAACGTATTATAAACATCAGTCTCCATTTTCTTAACATCATTTTGCCAAGCAGATAATTTAGCTAATGATGCAACAGCTGGAAAACCTTTGAAATTGTAATCTAAATAAGGAATAGAAATTCCGTCTTTATTTTTAACAGGTTGTAAAGAGAATTTAGATTCAACTTCAGAAACAATTGCAGAAAGTTTTTTATTATCTCCTAATGCAGCTTTCATATCTGCTTTGTATTGCTCTACAGTTTTAACAACTTCGTTCCCTTTTGCAGAATATCCTGCAGGACCAAACCAAGATTGATCTAAGTTATCGCCCTTATCCATTGACTCATAAGGTAATTTACCCGTTTCTGGATCAACTTCGGTTCCTTTTAAAACATCTACTTTTAAATTAGCGATGTAATCGTAAAACTTCTTTGTGATGGCTTCTACTTTATGTGCGGTTCCAGATGCAGCAGTAAATTCACCACCGGCTTCAGCAGCCTTAGCATCTAAACTCATCAACATTTGTGCATTTGATTGCTCTGCAGCACTATTAGAACCTTCAAATTTTTCATTCATAATTCCAAAAGCAGATAATACTTCTTTGGACATATTTAATGCTAACATTGCGATGAAAACCAAGTACATCAGGTTTATCATCTTCTGTCTAGGGGTTAGTTTTCCTCCTGCCATATTTTCTAATAATTAGTTTAAATTAATATAATAGTTCGAAACTAATTATCCTTTATTGTTCATAGCAGAAAGCATTCCTCCGTAAACTGAATTCAAAGAAGATAAGTTTGAAGTTAAAGATTGCATTTGCTCTTTAAGCTTCATATTGTTTTGCGCTACTTCCTCATTGATTTGAGCATTTCTAGAAGCACTTTCCAATTGTACCTTATATAAACTGTTTAAAGATTCCATTTGAGATGCAGCAAGAGTTAACTCTTCACTGTATTTTTTTGTAGAAGCAATTGAATCTACTGTAGGAGCAATTCCTTTTGCAGCTGATTCAAAATTCTTGATACTGCTTCCTAAACTTGCCATTAATTCACCATCAATTTTAGCATCTTTAAGCATAGCATCTAACTTTTGCGACAATAAACCTTGCGTATCAGCTATAGTCTCTACTTTTTTAGTAGCAGGTTTAGCTTGTCCATTTGCTAATTCAGGATAAACTAAAGTCCAGTCCAACTCATCATCAACAGGTTCAAAAGCAGATAATGCGAAAATCAAAGCCTCAACAACAAGACCAATAGTAAGCATCAAATTACCTGTTAAAAAACCAAATTCAATGTGAGTAATTTTAAATAATGCTCCAAGGATTACAACCGCAGCCCCCATACCGTAAGCGAAATTCATTGCTTTTTTTCCTAATAATGCCATAATAATAAATTTTAAATTTTAATAGATTGGGTTTTTGTTTATTTTATTTCTTTTTTTTACTGTTACCAGTGGTTTGCAAGCCCATGTAATCCTGAACTGTTCTAAAGCCAATATAACTTCTTGCAGAATCAGCATATTCATAGTCTCTAGTACTTACTTGTAAGAAGTAAGCAACATCTTTCCATGATCCGCCTCTTAATACTTTACGTTTGTTAGAAGCATCTAAAACATTAGGATTCATTGAAGAAACGTATTCATAAGCATTTGAATCATACGCAGAGTCAGTCCACTCTGACACATTTCCAGCCATGTTGTATAAATTATAACCATTAGGCTCATAAGATTTAGCCTCAACTGTATACAAAGCCTCATCCGCAGCATAATCTCCTCTATTAGGCTTAAAATTAGCTAAAAAACAACCTCTATCATTTTTAGTGTAAGGACCACCCCATGGATAGGTTGCTGATTCTAAACCACCTCTTGCAGAATATTCCCATTCTGCCTCTGTAGGCAATCTAAATTGATTAATTAAATCTTGACCTTTAGTTTTAGATTTAATATAACTATTTTTATTTAATGTTCTCCAAGCACAAAATGCTTTTGCTTGAGTC
This portion of the Flavobacterium sp. CECT 9288 genome encodes:
- the abc-f gene encoding ribosomal protection-like ABC-F family protein yields the protein MLNIHNLSVSFGGTYLFEEVTFRLGAGDRVGLVGKNGAGKSTMLKMLARDFAPDSGVISQEKDIRMGFLRQDIDFEQGRTVLEEAYEAFTEIKIVEKKLEEINHLLVTRTDYESDAYSQIIEDLSDYTHRFELLGGYNYVGDTEKILLGLGFKREVFDNQTETFSGGWRMRIELAKLLLQANDVLLLDEPTNHLDIESIIWLESFLRNYPGVVVIVSHDKMFLDNVTNRTIEISLGKAYDFNKPYSQYLELRHEIREKQLATQKNQAKKIEETEKLIEKFRAKASKASMAQSLIKKLDKVERIEVDEDDNSVMNISFPVSKEPGRVVIEAEDVTKSYGDNTILKDISLLVERGSKIAFVGQNGQGKSTFIKAIVNEFEYQGTIKLGHNVQLGYFAQNQAEYLDGEITLLQTMEDAAADTNRMKVRDMLGSFLFRGDDVEKKVKVLSGGERNRLALCKLLLQPINVLLMDEPTNHLDIKSKNVLKAALQKFGGTLLLVSHDRDFLQGMSNIVYEFKDQKIKEYLGDINYFLEQRNLENMREVEKKDIEKAAAPKESNKTSYEDQKKGKALQNKLSKIESQIKQLERDIQQDDKMLTSNYDKHIEDAKFFTAYNKKKTELDQLLLDWEIIQEEIDNL
- the gldL gene encoding gliding motility protein GldL codes for the protein MALLGKKAMNFAYGMGAAVVILGALFKITHIEFGFLTGNLMLTIGLVVEALIFALSAFEPVDDELDWTLVYPELANGQAKPATKKVETIADTQGLLSQKLDAMLKDAKIDGELMASLGSSIKNFESAAKGIAPTVDSIASTKKYSEELTLAASQMESLNSLYKVQLESASRNAQINEEVAQNNMKLKEQMQSLTSNLSSLNSVYGGMLSAMNNKG
- a CDS encoding 8-amino-7-oxononanoate synthase — encoded protein: MDSSYSFKIFDNTALLPLNWDNLASTTVFLSKKYLQVLENACPTNMQCHFIGIFNQDDLIGIAISQFIDLNALDSFGERDNSIKNRIRNFVFKKIASHVLIVGNNMLTGQNSFSLSSNANPAKAIQSLHEAVQELKNKFAQKGIKIHITSFKDYNSKEFELFRIPAFRKDFKFSTQPNMIFTIDTNWHQETDYINSLSKKYRDQYKRGRKRAIGIEKRKLPLEEIIALEDTIYELYLYVAKNAPFNTFFLPKNHFSVFKEQFKDKFLFYGYFLNGKLIGFNTLIKNGSIMDTYFLGYDETIQREKMLYLNMLYDMIAYSINKKFKSIVFARTALEIKSSVGAKPEIVFGLMRHESSIFNLLLPKVFRYLEPETIWQERNPFK
- a CDS encoding FAD-binding oxidoreductase, whose product is MLDYIIVGSGLAGLSFAEYALRNHKSIMVFDNNSQNSSKIAGGLYNPVILKRFSEVWNAQQQLDVMNEFYTILEKKLNKQFDFKTPILRKFYSVEEQNNWFLAADKKGLEPFLSTNLIYKNVNGIDAPFGYGEVLQTGYVDTASFLESFCFYLKKLDVFIPESFDYNELIQDQDGVSYNGLKARHIVFAEGFGLYANPYFNYLPLDGTKGELFIIKASNLDLDVIINTSVFILPLGNDLFKVGATYNWREKDDLPTEAGKIELIDRIKEILACDFTIEAHFAGVRPTVKDRRPLIGTHPEYKRFHVLNGLGTRGVMLGPAMAQELFNHIENQKILEPVIDIKRYESKYYS
- a CDS encoding diacylglycerol kinase family protein, producing the protein MKKNILFVVNPISGDIDKSALIESVSQFAAKENLNIIVYTTTGENDIQNIKDLYTNYKPARIIVAGGDGTIKMVAEAMEKEDVILGILPAGSANGLAVDLNLPTTVEENLSIAFLNDYLAIDMISINGKKSIHLSDIGLNAALVKNYESSSVRGMWGYALQTVSTLMELDDPFIATITGDFPTIVSEARMVVIANSQKYGTGVTINPHGVMNDGKFELVVLKNMDLLLLGKIITGNMPLDDEDVAIISTNKAQISLNVPADFQIDGEYCGKETKLNIEILKGQMKVAIPDIDSSII
- a CDS encoding App1 family protein: MKPILKLYRGYANEQELIVMGHVFKPTTLEEYNFQKKNLKNATSVIKMFQMKTQANADVYLELNGSKIHTKTLDDGYFKFCIPLDPNSDYGWIDYEVSMTYEKETIIKKESYIRPHKGNLGIISDIDDTFLVSYTFNPLLKLYVLLFKNINKRKIYDDVVTHYQALSSAGRNNESEFNAFFYVSSSEWNLYRFIINFTAIHKLPKAVLLLKDIKSSLTDFFMTGRGGHNHKFEKIKHILEFYPNLEYVLLGDDSQHDPYLYESICKIFPVTVKAVYIRQTGSSKKEKVSLVLNNLTSLNVAVCYFKESSEAISHSKSIGIIN
- a CDS encoding DUF983 domain-containing protein; protein product: MLKKGSKLYSILTGTCPKCQNESMYLEKNPFQLTKILKMKENCSHCGLRYQIEPSFFYGAMYVSYGLNVALGIAAFVVSFILFNTNLKIAFAAIIATLIITFPFVLRWSRNIYINMFISYDPNATIKKN
- the gldN gene encoding gliding motility protein GldN, with amino-acid sequence MNIKNLFIAIVALSGCFVSSAQSNLLNAKTPDQIGLKTAAQLDSDNDKPLAYGYVHDRDVLMGKTTWEIIDLSEKINFSLYFPIDTANIGNDRRSLYDVLSKAIKSGKITEVYTDSYFNTKKSLKDIQASLTRIDTTDAGREQINAGSKVSEEYILTENLSAQDVTQYKIKGYWYFDKRQSELKYRLLGICPVTPDVYTMNSEEKDYIELFWIFFPAAREVLHDAKAFNDKNSALPISFDQILNSRRFNATIYKEENVYGDRRIDEYMKDNAQNQLLESERVKDKIRNFESDMWNY
- the gldM gene encoding gliding motility protein GldM, producing the protein MAGGKLTPRQKMINLMYLVFIAMLALNMSKEVLSAFGIMNEKFEGSNSAAEQSNAQMLMSLDAKAAEAGGEFTAASGTAHKVEAITKKFYDYIANLKVDVLKGTEVDPETGKLPYESMDKGDNLDQSWFGPAGYSAKGNEVVKTVEQYKADMKAALGDNKKLSAIVSEVESKFSLQPVKNKDGISIPYLDYNFKGFPAVASLAKLSAWQNDVKKMETDVYNTLLGKAAVAAASYSNYQAIVVLDKSAYFQGEQVTGKVVLGRYDENTKPTSFSGPGKIVNGQAVIAMTAGNVGEQSINGQFTFLEDGKNIPLKFAGKYVVVPRPNSATISADKMNVVYRGVQNPITISFAGIPDNQVNASAPGLSKVGNGKYVMSPGAGNEVIINVSGKMADGKVASDKKVFRIKGIPGPTGTIRGEMGVVKGPKSNLEISTVGAKLVDFDFEVGLSVIGFNLKVTGQPTVVVQGNKLNAQCKAVLSKAGRGDQVTISEIKTKLDGAGSYLLPRTAPVIFEIQ